In a genomic window of Branchiostoma floridae strain S238N-H82 chromosome 19, Bfl_VNyyK, whole genome shotgun sequence:
- the LOC118406986 gene encoding tubulin alpha-1C chain-like isoform X1 produces the protein MRECVSLHIGQAGVQIGNACWELYCLEHGIQPDGVMPSDKTVGYGDDSFNTFFSETGGGKHVPRAVFVDLEPTVIDEVRTGTYRQLFHPEQMISGKEDAANNYARGHYTVGKEIIDRTLDRVHKVTESCSGLQGFLIHHSFGGGTGSGFTALLMERLSVDYGKKSKLQFSIYPAPQVSTAVVEPYNSILSTHTTLEHSDCSFMVDNEALYDICRRGLDVDRPTYTNLNRMIGQVISSITASLRFDGSLNVDLTEFQTNLVPYPRIHFPLATYAPIISAEKAYHENLSVGEITASCFEPGNQMVKCDPRRGKYMACCLLYRGDVVPMDVNTAISNIKTKRTIQFVDWCPTGFKVGINYQPPTVVPGGDLAKVQRAVCMLSNTTAIAEAWARLDYKFDLMYAKRAFVHWYVGEGMEEGEFAEAREDMAALEKDYEEVGSDSLASDDEGDEEEY, from the exons ATGCGCGAGTGTGTGTCCTTACACATCGGCCAGGCGGGTGTACAGATCGGTAACGCCTGTTGGGAGCTGTACTGCCTGGAGCACGGCATACAGCCCGACGGGGTGATGCCGAGTGATAAGACCGTCGGCTATGGGGACGACTCCTTCAACACGTTCTTCAGTGAGACGGGAGGGGGGAAGCATGTCCCCAGGGCCGTTTTCGTAGACCTGGAACCCACTGTGATCGATGAAGTCAGGACTGGGACGTACCGGCAACTGTTTCACCCCGAACAGATGATTTCTGGGAAGGAAGACGCGGCTAATAACTACGCACGCGGACACTACACCGTCGGGAAAGAGATCATCGACAGAACGTTGGATCGAGTCCACAAAGTG ACGGAGAGCTGCTCCGGACTGCAGGGTTTCCTGATCCATCACAGTTTCGGCGGCGGGACGGGGTCAGGGTTCACCGCCCTCCTGATGGAGAGACTGTCCGTAGACTACGGCAAGAAGTCCAAACTACAGTTCTCCATCTATCCGGCTCCACAA GTGTCCACTGCAGTGGTGGAACCGTACAACTCCATCCTGTCCACTCACACCACCCTGGAGCACTCCGACTGCTCCTTCATGGTGGACAACGAGGCTCTGTACGACATCTGTCGCCGAGGCCTGGACGTGGACCGCCCCACCTACACCAACCTCAACCGCATGATCGGACAGGTCATCTCGTCCATTACCGCCTCCTTGCGGTTTGACGGCTCACTGAACGTGGACCTGACGGAGTTCCAGACCAACCTGGTGCCGTATCCCCGCATCCACTTCCCCCTGGCCACCTACGCCCCTATCATCTCGGCAGAGAAGGCTTACCATGAGAACCTGTCTGTTGGTGAAATCACTGCGAGTTGCTTTGAACCGGGAAACCAGATGGTAAAGTGCGACCCTCGGAGAG GGAAGTACATGGCGTGCTGTTTGCTGTACCGTGGGGATGTCGTGCCCATGGACGTGAACACTGCCATCTCCAACATCAAGACCAAACGGACAATCCAGTTCGTGGACTGGTGTCCAACGGGGTTCAAG GTTGGAATCAACTACCAGCCTCCCACCGTGGTGCCTGGCGGTGACCTGGCCAAGGTGCAGCGTGCCGTGTGCATGTTGAGCAACACCACCGCCATCGCTGAGGCCTGGGCCCGTCTGGACTACAAGTTTGACCTGATGTACGCCAAGCGCGCCTTCGTGCActg GTACGTGGGGGAGGGTATGGAGGAGGGAGAGTTCGCCGAGGCCCGAGAAGACATGGCGGCCCTGGAGAAGGATTATGAAGAGGTTGGGAGCGACTCCCTGGCGTCCGATGACGAAGGAGACGAGGAGGAGTACTAG
- the LOC118406986 gene encoding tubulin alpha-8 chain-like isoform X2, with protein MITTCVHIPAHSRRLRWPGFPPLRVSAPIHHVTGCLQTESCSGLQGFLIHHSFGGGTGSGFTALLMERLSVDYGKKSKLQFSIYPAPQVSTAVVEPYNSILSTHTTLEHSDCSFMVDNEALYDICRRGLDVDRPTYTNLNRMIGQVISSITASLRFDGSLNVDLTEFQTNLVPYPRIHFPLATYAPIISAEKAYHENLSVGEITASCFEPGNQMVKCDPRRGKYMACCLLYRGDVVPMDVNTAISNIKTKRTIQFVDWCPTGFKVGINYQPPTVVPGGDLAKVQRAVCMLSNTTAIAEAWARLDYKFDLMYAKRAFVHWYVGEGMEEGEFAEAREDMAALEKDYEEVGSDSLASDDEGDEEEY; from the exons ATGATAACGACGTGTGTGCATATCCCTGCACACTCTCGCCGCCTCCGGTGGCCGGGGTTCCCTCCGTTGCGAGTGTCGGCTCCAATTCACCATGTCACTGGCTGTCTGCAG ACGGAGAGCTGCTCCGGACTGCAGGGTTTCCTGATCCATCACAGTTTCGGCGGCGGGACGGGGTCAGGGTTCACCGCCCTCCTGATGGAGAGACTGTCCGTAGACTACGGCAAGAAGTCCAAACTACAGTTCTCCATCTATCCGGCTCCACAA GTGTCCACTGCAGTGGTGGAACCGTACAACTCCATCCTGTCCACTCACACCACCCTGGAGCACTCCGACTGCTCCTTCATGGTGGACAACGAGGCTCTGTACGACATCTGTCGCCGAGGCCTGGACGTGGACCGCCCCACCTACACCAACCTCAACCGCATGATCGGACAGGTCATCTCGTCCATTACCGCCTCCTTGCGGTTTGACGGCTCACTGAACGTGGACCTGACGGAGTTCCAGACCAACCTGGTGCCGTATCCCCGCATCCACTTCCCCCTGGCCACCTACGCCCCTATCATCTCGGCAGAGAAGGCTTACCATGAGAACCTGTCTGTTGGTGAAATCACTGCGAGTTGCTTTGAACCGGGAAACCAGATGGTAAAGTGCGACCCTCGGAGAG GGAAGTACATGGCGTGCTGTTTGCTGTACCGTGGGGATGTCGTGCCCATGGACGTGAACACTGCCATCTCCAACATCAAGACCAAACGGACAATCCAGTTCGTGGACTGGTGTCCAACGGGGTTCAAG GTTGGAATCAACTACCAGCCTCCCACCGTGGTGCCTGGCGGTGACCTGGCCAAGGTGCAGCGTGCCGTGTGCATGTTGAGCAACACCACCGCCATCGCTGAGGCCTGGGCCCGTCTGGACTACAAGTTTGACCTGATGTACGCCAAGCGCGCCTTCGTGCActg GTACGTGGGGGAGGGTATGGAGGAGGGAGAGTTCGCCGAGGCCCGAGAAGACATGGCGGCCCTGGAGAAGGATTATGAAGAGGTTGGGAGCGACTCCCTGGCGTCCGATGACGAAGGAGACGAGGAGGAGTACTAG
- the LOC118406983 gene encoding protocatechuate 3,4-dioxygenase beta chain-like translates to MDTRRLNFCRGKVITDPQGRYSFITIMPGKYGWGWYTRPAHVHFRVTAPGRRTLVTQMYFSGDSSLGDHDPCGFCGSENPSQVAEPRAPSGDEGRYTVGGTSYTISEVAEWDIVLN, encoded by the exons ATGGACACCCGGAGGCTGAACTTCTGCCGTGGGAAGGTCATCACGGACCCCCAGGGGAGGTACAGCTTCATCACCATCATGCCGGGAAAGTACGGCTGGGGCTGGTACACCCGTCCTGCGCATGTGCACTTCAG GGTGACCGCCCCAGGTCGGCGGACCCTGGTCACTCAGATGTATTTCTCCGGGGACAGCAGTCTGGGTGACCACGACCCATGTGGGTTCTGTGGGTCGGAGAATCCCAGCCAGGTGGCGGAGCCTCGCGCCCCTAGCGGTGACGAAGGGAGGTACACCGTGGGAGGGACGTCATACACCATCAGTGAGGTGGCGGAGTGGGACATCGTTCTGAACTGA
- the LOC118407057 gene encoding collagen alpha-2(VIII) chain-like, which translates to MRTNSRRRLIHRDCRSFSGLFLPGCSRPAAPGKAGRDERAPPPRGDAQPVGHPQAKPPDDCQGPWCGPGFDGRADYGGCGPGFDGPADYGGRGPGFDGPADYGGRGPGFDGPFHYGETAGRLFTRPESG; encoded by the exons ATGAGAACGAACAGCCGCCGCCGCCTGATCCACCG CGACTGCCGGTCATTTTCCGGACTGTTCCTGCCGGGCTGCAGCCGCCCTGCCGCACCGGGAAAGGCCGGACGGGACGAGCGGGCCCCTCCGCCG CGGGGCGACGCCCAGCCAGTTGGCCACCCTCAGGCCAAACCTCCCGACGACTGCCAGGGGCCCTGGTGCGGACCGGGGTTCGACGGGCGCGCTGACTACGGTGGGTGCGGACCGGGGTTCGACGGGCCCGCTGACTACGGTGGGCGCGGACCGGGGTTCGACGGGCCCGCTGACTACGGTGGGCGCGGACCGGGGTTCGACGGGCCCTTTCACTACG GTGAGACAGCCGGCCGGTTGTTCACCCGTCCCGAAAGCGGATGA